In the genome of Streptomyces lydicus, the window GCCGGCGTGGAGGGGCGGGTGTACTACGCGAAGAAGGCCAACAAGGCCGCCGTGTGGATGGAACGCTGCGCCGCCCACCAGGCAGGCGTGGACGTGGCGAGCGCGGGGGAACTGCGCGAGGCCCTCGGGCACGGGGTGCGGGGCGAGAACGTCGTCGTCACCGGACCGGCCAAGAGCGCCGAACTGCTGCGCCTCGCCGTCCTGCAGGGCTGCCTGATCGCCGTCGACGCGCTGGACGAGCTGGATCTGCTGATCACGCTGGCGCTGACCGGCGCGGTGCGCCCTGCCCGGCTGCTGCTGCGTCGGCTGCCGCCCTCCCAGCCGCACAGCCGCTTCGGCATGAACGACGCCGAGCTGACGACCGCACTGGACCGGTGCGTGCGCGCCGGGGACGCGGTCCGGATGGAGGGCTTCAGCTTCCACCTGTCCGGCTACGCCACCCGGCCCCGCGCCGAACTCGCCGGAGAACTCGTCGACCTGTGCCTCAAGGCCCGGGTGCTGGGGCTGCAGGCCGACCGGATCAGCATCGGCGGCGGCTTCGCCGTCGACTACAGCGCGGCCGACCACTGGCGCACCTTCCTCGCCGGCCAGCGCCCCGAGCACTACCACGCCCGCAAGGCGTTCGGCAGCGGCGACTTCTATCCCTACCACTCGCCCGTCGCCGGAGCCGACGCACTGCGCGTCATCCTGGACACCGTCCCTCAGGGCGGACAGGACACCCTCGCGGCCCGGCTGCAGGACACCGGCACGCTGCTGATGATGGAGCCCGGCCGCGCCCTTTTGGCCGGTGCCGGATCGAGCGTCTTCCGCATCCAGGGCGTCAAGGAACGCGACGGATACCGCATCGTCACCGTCGACGGCACCAGCCTGAGCCTGTCCGAGCAGTGGTTCAACAGTGAATACCTCCCCGACCCTCAGCTGGTGACGCCCGACGGGCGGGTCACCGGCGGCGAGGCCCACCCCGTATGCGTGGGGGGAGCCTCGTGTCTGGAGTCGGACATGCTCACCTGGCGCAAGGTCCCCTTCCCCGCACTCCCCCGCGTCGGCGACCTCCTGGTCTACCCGAACACGGCGGGCTACCAGATGGACTCCAACGAGTCCCCCTTCCACGATCTGCCGCTGCCGCCCAAGGTCGTCATGGACCGACCGGGCGACCGCCCGCGCTGGCGCCTCGACCGCCGCCCCGCCTGCTGACCTCCGACCCGTCCAGGAGTCTTCCCATGAACGAGGCCCTCGCGCGCCCCGCCGTGGTCTCCCGCATATCCGACCTCATCGGCTACACCCCCCTACTGGAGCTGTGCCGCACCGAGACCGGCAGCCGCCTCCTGCTCAAGCTGGAGATGTACAACCCCACCGGCACCGCGAAGATCCGGATGGCCCGGGCCATGGTCGACGCCGCCGAGGAGGCCGGAGAGCTGCGGCCCGGTGGCCGGATCGTCGAGTCCACGTCGGGCAACACCGGCCTGGGCCTGGCGGTCATCGCCGCCGAGCGCGGCTACGCCTTCACCGCCGTCGTCGACCACCACGCCGCCGCCGACAAACTGCGCGGCATGAAGGCGCTCGGTACCGAACTCGTCTACGTCGTCGACGACGGCACCGAGGAACTCGCCACCGCCGCCCGCGAAGAGCTGGCCGAGGACATGGCACGCGGCCAGGACAACACCATCTTCACCGAGCAGCACAACAACCCCGCGAACGGCGTCGGTTACTTCCCCGTGGCCCACGAACTCCACCAGGCCCTCGACGGTCAGATCGACGTCCTGATCGGTGCTGTCGGCACCGGCGGGGCGCTGTGCGGCACCACCCGCGAACTGCGCACACTCCTCTCGGACTTCACCACCATCGGCGTCGAGCCCAAGGGCTCCATCGCCTTCGGCGGCCCCGCCCACGACTACTACCAGTCGGGCACCGGCACCCCCGAAGGTGCCGAGATCGGCGCCCTGGTCGACTTCGACCTGATCGACGAAGGGGTCAAGGTCGGTGACGTCGAGGCCTTCGCCGCCGCCCGGGCGGTCGCCCGCACCGGTCTGCTGATCGGCGGCTCCGCCGGCGGCGTCGTCTACGAGGCCCTGAACCGGCTTCCGGCCCTGCCGCCGGGGAGCACTATGGTCGCCCTGATCAACGACGGCGGAGAGAAGTACCTGGACACCGTCTTCAACGACGAATGGATGCACGCCCGCGACCTCATCGACCACTCCGTAGAGCGCGAGATCGACGAGAAGATCACCAAACTCCGCAGGATTTGATGCCCACCATGCTCACCACTCTCCTCCGCGACAGCCGCGCCCTGGCCACACTCGCCGTCCCCCTCGTCCTGACCCAGCTGGCCCAGGTGGCGCTGACGACCACCGACACCGTGATGATGGGCATGCTCGGCGCCGCCGACCTCGCGGCGGGAGGGCTGGCCATCGTCCTCTTCAACCAGCTGCGCACCATGGGCGTCGGGCTGATCACCTCCGTCGGCAACCAGATCGCCGCCGCCTCCGCCCGCGCGGAGACCGCCGAAGGCACCGACGCCGGCAGCAGCGAAGAAGTCCGCTCCATCGTCCGGGCCGGCCTGGCCCTCGCCACACTCGCCGGAGTGGTCGGCGCCGTGCTGATGCTGCTGATCGGACAGGCCCTGCCCTTCCTCGGCCAGGACGCCGGC includes:
- a CDS encoding Y4yA family PLP-dependent enzyme, with amino-acid sequence MAVTDLATTNPPTLPAHPDADTDRILDSGVLHELSYAFGGPFHFLLPHRFDANLTAFRTTLDDAGVEGRVYYAKKANKAAVWMERCAAHQAGVDVASAGELREALGHGVRGENVVVTGPAKSAELLRLAVLQGCLIAVDALDELDLLITLALTGAVRPARLLLRRLPPSQPHSRFGMNDAELTTALDRCVRAGDAVRMEGFSFHLSGYATRPRAELAGELVDLCLKARVLGLQADRISIGGGFAVDYSAADHWRTFLAGQRPEHYHARKAFGSGDFYPYHSPVAGADALRVILDTVPQGGQDTLAARLQDTGTLLMMEPGRALLAGAGSSVFRIQGVKERDGYRIVTVDGTSLSLSEQWFNSEYLPDPQLVTPDGRVTGGEAHPVCVGGASCLESDMLTWRKVPFPALPRVGDLLVYPNTAGYQMDSNESPFHDLPLPPKVVMDRPGDRPRWRLDRRPAC
- a CDS encoding cysteine synthase family protein; this encodes MNEALARPAVVSRISDLIGYTPLLELCRTETGSRLLLKLEMYNPTGTAKIRMARAMVDAAEEAGELRPGGRIVESTSGNTGLGLAVIAAERGYAFTAVVDHHAAADKLRGMKALGTELVYVVDDGTEELATAAREELAEDMARGQDNTIFTEQHNNPANGVGYFPVAHELHQALDGQIDVLIGAVGTGGALCGTTRELRTLLSDFTTIGVEPKGSIAFGGPAHDYYQSGTGTPEGAEIGALVDFDLIDEGVKVGDVEAFAAARAVARTGLLIGGSAGGVVYEALNRLPALPPGSTMVALINDGGEKYLDTVFNDEWMHARDLIDHSVEREIDEKITKLRRI